The Jannaschia sp. M317 DNA segment TGACGGACGCACGGCCCGTTGTGCATCATGAAGATCGCGACGCGGACGGTGGCCAGTGCCGTTGCGTAGGGGGTGATCGCGGCGTGGTTGTGCACCTGCCGTTGCAGCAGGTAGGCGCGGTCTCCGATTGCGTCGGCCACGAAACGGTCCCAGTCCGTCGCGGGGGCCCCGCTGCGGGTGACGCCATCGCGGTCGGCAGCGTCGATCCGGAAGGCCCCGGCGCTGGACATGCCCGACAGGTCCTTGCCGAAAAGGCCCTTGCCGCCTTCGGCCAGGACGAGGTCGCGCAGCCCGTCGGCCGACGTGACCGAGGGCAGGCCGGGGTGCAGGCGGGCGGACCGGTCGAAGACGGCCAATGTCTCCGGCACGGGCACGCCACCTGCCGCCAGGATCAGGCCGGCCAGCGTCTTTTCCTCGGCCGCTGCGTTCCAACCGCGCGGGTTGACGGCATGGACCATGGGCCAGTGCAGCGCTTCGGACACGAAGGCTGCGCGATCATCGGCATCGAACCGGTCCGCGTGGTGCAGACCGTAAAAGACGTATTCGGGAAGGGCGAGGCGACCGGGGCCGCGTTCCAGCTTCTTGAATTCCATCGTGACGTCCAGAACCGACCGGCCCGAGGCCCGCGCGGCGTGGGACAGATAGTCCGAATTCGACAGGGTTACCGGTGTCGATGCCGCCATCTCGCGGTCAAAGGTGGTCTGCTGGGTCATTGTTCTGGCCTTGGGGTCACTGGTCACGATAGCGTTGGATTGAAGACAGTCTGGCGCGGGAATTGGGCATCAATATGGTCGGAAACTCTGGATTTTTGGTGAATGTAACCTTGGCTGCGCGCGCTCTCTTGTGCCTGCCGGGGCGGACGGGCAAACTGCTGCAAGAGACGGGAACGAAACCCGCACATTGACGCGAAGCTCAGGCGTCCCCACCTGTATCGCCCAGAACGGAAGGTCCTCAGGCTGCCGCATCAGGGGCAGGGGACCTTTGCGAAAGGAAAGACAGACATGACAAGTTCCACCCATCCCGTCCTGCCGTTGCGCGATATCGTGGTGTTCCCGCACATGATCGTCCCGCTGTTCGTCGGTCGGGAAAAATCGGTCCGGGCCCTCGAAGAGGTCATGGGCGATGACAAGCAGATCCTGCTGTCGAGCCAGATGGACCCCGCCGTCGATGAACCCGAAGCGGAGGGCATTTACCGCGTGGGCGTGCTGGCCAACGTGCTGCAATTGCTGAAACTGCCCGATGGCACCGTCAAGGTCCTGGTCGAGGGGCGCAAGCGCGTGCAGATCACCGGGTTCGTCGAAAACTTTGAGTATTTCGAAGCCTCTGCCGAGATCCTGCCAGAGGAACGCGGCGACGAGGCGACCATCGAAGCGCTGATGAAATCCGTCGCAGACGAGTTCCAGCGCTACGCCAAGGTCAAAAAGAACATCCCCGAAGAGGCGATGGGAACCGTCGCCGAGGCCCATGACCCGGCCAAGCTGGTCGATCTGGTGTCCGGCCACCTGGGCATCGAGGTCGCGCAGAAGCAGGAGCTTCTGGAGATGCTGACCGTGTCCGATCGGCTGGAAAAGGTGTTCGGCATGATGCAGGGCGAGATGTCCGTCCTGCAGGTAGAGAAGCGCATCAAGTCGCGCGTCAAGTCGCAGATGGAAAAGACGCAGCGCGAATATTACCTGAATGAGCAGATGAAGGCCATTCAGAAGGAGCTGGGCGACGGCGAGGATGGCGAAGGCGAAGTGGCCGAGCTGGAAAAGCGCATCGCCGAGACGAAGCTGTCGAAAGAGGCCCGCGACAAGGCCGAAGGCGAGCTGAAGAAGCTCAAGAACATGTCGCCGATGTCCGCCGAGGCGACCGTCGTGCGCAACTATCTCGACTGGATGCTGTCGATCCCGTGGGGCACCAGGTCGCGCGTCAAGAAGGACATTAACAAAGCCCAGCAAGTCCTTGATAAGGATCACTATGGCCTGGAAAAGGTCAAGGAACGGATCGTCGAGTATCTGGCCGTTCAGGCCCGGTCTGCCAAGTTGAAGGGGCCGATCCTGTGCCTTGTCGGCCCGCCGGGCGTGGGTAAGACCAGCCTGGGCAAATCGGTTGCCAAGGCCACGGGGCGCGAATTCATTCGCATCAGCCTCGGCGGCGTGCGCGACGAGTCCGAGATCCGCGGCCACCGCCGGACCTACATCGGGTCCATGCCGGGCAAGATCATCCAGGCGCTGAAAAAGGCCAAGACGACGAACCCGCTGATCCTGCTCGATGAGATCGACAAGATGGGTCAGGACATGCGCGGCGATCCTGCCTCGGCCATGCTGGAGGTTCTGGATCCCGAGCAGAACAGCACCTTCGTCGATCACTATCTGGAGGTCGAATACGACCTGTCGGACGTGATGTTCCTGACGACCTCGAACTCCTACAACATGCCCGGCCCGCTTCTGGACCGGATGGAGATCATTCCGCTTGCCGGTTACACGGAGGAGGAAAAGGTCGAGATTGCCAAGGCGCATCTGCTGCCCAAACAGGTCAAGAACCACGGCCTGCGCAAGGGCGAGTTCGAGATCTCCGACGGGGCGCTGACCGCCATGGTGCGCGTCTACACCCGCGAGGCGGGCGTGCGAAACCTGGAGCGGGAAATCGCCAAGGTCGCGCGCAAGGCCGTCACCCGGATCGTCGGCAAGAAGGAAAAGGCGATCTCCGTCACCGAGGACAACCTCGATGATTACCTGGGTGTGAAGAAATACCGCTACGGCCTGGCGGAGATGGAGGATCAGGTCGGTGTCGTCACCGGCCTGGCCTACACCAGCGTGGGCGGCGATCTTTTGCACATCGAGGCGATCAAGCTGCCGGGCAAGGGCCGCATGAAGACCACCGGCAAGCTGGGCGATGTCATGAAGGAGTCGATCGACGCCGCCTCCAGCTATGTTCGCAGCATCGCGCCCGAGATCGGGGTGAAACCGCCCAAGTTCGACACGATGGACATCCACGTCCACGTGCCCGACGGGGCCACACCCAAGGACGGGCCGTCTGCGGGTCTGGCGATGGTCACTTCGATCGTCTCGGCGCTGACCGGCATTCCGGTGCGCCGGGATCTGGCGATGACCGGTGAGGTCAGCCTGCGCGGCAACGCCATGCCCATTGGCGGGCTCAAGGAAAAGCTGCTGGCTGCGCTGCGCGGGGGGATCAAGACCGTTCTCATCCCCGAAGAGAACGAGAAGGATCTGGCCGAGCTGCCTGACAGCGTGAAGGAAGGCCTGGAAATCGTACCGGTCAAGCATGTGTCCGAGGTTCTGGACCGTGCGTTGGTGGCGCGGCCGGAAGGCATCGAATGGGACGAAGCCGCCGAAGAGGCCGCCGCCCTTGCTGCCCGCGCGGCAGGGCAGGGTGCGGCGGGGGCTGTCGCCCACTGACGTCCGACACAGTATGGCAAAGGGCCCCTTCGGGGGCCCTTTTTCATTGGAAGACGGACCACCCGGTTTTTGCTGCAAGCTGCATCATGGCGCGCGTGCCCAGCTGCGAATTCCCATTGGCGTTCAGCCCCGGCGACCAGACCGCGATCGAGGCACGACCGGGTGCGATGACCAGGATGCCGCCGCCGACCCCGCTTTTGCCCGGCAAACCAACGTGAAAGGCGAAGTCGCCCGAAGCGTCATAGTGCCCACAGGTCAACATCAACGCCAGGATCCGTTGCATCCGTGCCGGGGCCAGCATGGTCGGACCCGAGGCACCGCCCATCAGGAACCGCCCCGCGAGCGCCATCTGACGACACGACATCTCGACGGCGCATTGGTGGAAATAGGTCCAGCACGTCTGAGCGGGATCGTTGTGGATATTGCCGTGGGCCGCCATGAATTCGGCCAGGGCGCGGTTGCGGTGGCCCGTCGCCTCCTCTGACGCGGCAACGCGTTTGTTGATGTGGATATCGTCGTCATCTGCGGCATGGCGCAGAAAGCGGAGAAGTTCGGCCAGAACTTCGGACCGAACGCGCGCCTCCAGCAGGCTGTCGGTGACCACCAGCGCGCCCGCGTTGATGAAGGGGTTGCGGGGGATGCCCGCCTCGCGTTCCAACTGGGTGATGGAGTTGAAGGCATTGCCCGACGGTTCTCGACCGACGCGGTGCCAAAGCTGATCGCCCAACCGGCCAAGCGCCAGCGCCAAGGTGAACGCCTTGGAGATCGACTGGATCGAGAACGGCACATCGGCGTCGCCCGCGCTAAGCAGTTGGCCGTCGGCGGTGGCCACGGCGATGGCGAATTGCGTCGGGTCTACGCAGGCCAGCTCCGGGATGTAGCCGGCCACGCGACCTCGATCCTGTGTCGCGGCCATGTCGGCTGCGATCCGGTCGAGAATTTCCTGTAGGTCCATGGAGCGGGCCTCCGACGATGGGTCGGCGGCACTTGGCGGCGGGCAGGCGGGTCTGTCAATGCCGGGCACGATCGTCGACCGATCCGGGTGCGAGTCGTTTTCGGCGCACGCCCGAACCCGGCCAAGATTGTGCCGGACCTAGACGACGTGCGGTTCCAGCCCAGTCGCGGTGCAGTCGACGCTTGTGACCCTGGTCAGAAGCGTGACGACCGCAGCGGGGTGGGGGACTTCAACGTCGTGGGCCATACTCCTTCCCGCTGGAAACGGCGGCGGCGATCACGATCAGGGCAGGCAGCTGAACGATCACGTCCCGGTAGAGGAGGAGGTATCGACCACGATCTCGACAGGGTCCACCGAAGACGGGCTGAGGCCATCTGTAAAAACAGGGGGCAGGGCGCCAAGGGTCAGTGCTGTCGATGAGATCAGAATGCGTTTCCTGAGGTCCTCCTGGTTCGGCCTGGTGGCTGATGTCAGGATGCCCGAAGGTTCCAGCGACGCCAACGTTGGCGGGCTTGCGGGGGATGGGTAAGAAACCCGCCAAAGGGGCCTTTGGCGGGCAATCGTTCTGATCAGATTGGGAGCTTTAACGGCGAAGTTGCCGGGGTATCGCGCCGTCTGGTCGTCAGTTCGGAACCGTGGCTGCCATGAAGATAAGGGCCAGGATCGGCACGAGCAGGCCGCCGGCGCTGGACGATGTATCCTCGACGATCACAACCGGGTCGGGCGGCGGCGGGGTCAGGCCATCCGCTGCCGCGGGGCCCAGGGCTGCCACCAAAAGGGCGGCGGACAGAACGAGGGAACGCTTCATGATAACTCCTGGCAGTCCGTTCGAGGTCGCTCGAAGCTGACTGTTCGGGACGACCGAGTCAATGATGCGGGCCAGCTTTGCGACGGGCGAATGCGGGTGTCCAAGCCCCCTTGAACCCCTCGCGGTCCTTGTCTAAAGACCCGGCAGGATGGGTGATTAGCTCAGTGGTAGAGCGCTTCGTTCACATCGAAGATGTCAGGGGTTCAAATCCCTTATCACCCACCATTCCCCTTTCGGGGTGTCGGCCCCTTCGATTTCGAGGGGGCTTTTTGCTGCCGGATCAGGTGAGGTAACGCGATGCCGCCGCTTTTCTTGCTGCGTCATGGTCAGACGGTCTGGAACCGGGAAGGCCGGATGCAGGGCCGACTGGACAGCCCGCTGACCCCCTTGGGACAGGTACAGGCCGCACGACAGGGCGCGATCCTGCGGGCCAACGGCGCGGCCTTTCCAGCGCGCACCAGTCCCAGAGGCCGCGCGCGAACGACCGCCGCCCTGGCGGGGCTGGCCCCCAAGATCGACGACCGGCTGGCCGAGATTTCCATGGGCGACTGGGAGGGGACGACACAGGCGCGGCATGCGCCCGGCGTGTCGTGGAAATTCGCCGCGCCGGGGGGCGAGACGCAGGCCGCCCTGCTGAACCGGATCGACGCCTTTCTGGACAGTTTGTCGGGGCCGACGATCGTTGTCACCCACGGTGTCATCCTGATCGCGCTGGAAGCCGTGCTGACCGGGCGCGCGTTGGAGGATTGGGACTGGATGCACGATCCGCAGGGCGTTGTCCTGGTCGTGGACGCCGGCGAGTCCCGAATCCTGCGATAGGCTTGCGGGCACATCGACCCTGCGGTAGGAGGCCCGCGCAGGGTGGTTAGCTCAGTTGGTAGAGCGCTTCGTTTACACCGAAGATGTCGGGGGTTCGAGCCCCTCACCACCCACCATTCCACCGCAAGTCAGCCTTCGAAGACCGCGCCGTCCATCGTCTCGAATGTGGTTGTGAATTTCGCGGGCAGGGCGCGCATGGTGACGAAATCCTGCTCCATCAGGCAGATCACCGCGTGCGACGTGGCGCAAAGCGTACCATCGCGCCACACACCGTATTCCATCGTGAAGGACCGCCGCCGAAATGCGCGTGTGCGACCGGCGACGACATAGCTGTCCTCGATATAGAGCGGGGCGCGATAATCGATGCCGACCTGTTTGAGCACGACGATGGGTTTGTCGTCGGGATCGCTGTAGTCGCCCAATCCGCGCGCCTTGAAGTAGGCGATCCGAAAGGTTTCGAACCAGCTGAGATAACGGGCGTTGTTGACGTGGTTGAAGGCGTCCAACTCGCTGAAGGTCACCTTGTTGGCGAGGCCGAGCGCGTAGGGCGCGGGCACGCCAGCGTCGCGCAGCGCCGTGCCTTCCAGGGGGATCAGGAAGGGCAGGGTCATGGTGTGAAATCCGTAAAGTTACGTGCCGTAGGGCGTTGGTAGCCTTTGGAGCGGGTAACGGGAATTGAACCCGTAACTTAAGCTTGGGAAGCTCGCGTGATACCTTTTCACCATACCCGCAGCGCACCTTTCGGCGGCTCGCGCGGGTGATGCCACAGGGCGCGGGTGACCTCAAGGGCGAACCGTCAGGCGGCTGGCTCTGACTTGCGGCGTAGGCCACCCTCCGGAGGTCCGTGACGCCCTAGTGCGGGGCGGGCCCATGATAGCAGCGTTGGGCGTCGACTTGGGCCTCATGGCGCCCAAGACAACGGACTATCCCGCAGCAATACGGATCGCAGGCCATTCGTGCGAGGCGGGAGCGGAGCGGATCATACGCCGACGTTTCCGCTCTCCTGGTCATCTCGCGCGACGGCGTCGGACCTGTCCTGCGCCATCGAGCGCGTCAGGCGAGGCGGGGTCGCCCGCCGCCTCTTTGGACAGGGAGATCATGGCAACATGACTGCTTGGCGGAAAACGAGGGGTCTTTGTCCTAACGGTCAACTGGCCAAAGGCGCTATTGTCAGAACATGGCACGCAACAAGCATCATAAGAAATTACCGGGGCCTAGGCGCGTTCTCATGGTCGCCTATCCCGGTGCTCACAACCTCGACGTGGTGGGACCGCTCGAGATACTTGCGACGACAGCCCATTTCGCGGCTGACAACATCCGTCCCTACGACATCGCCATCGTTGCAGAGAAAGCCGGACCCATCGAGGCAAGCTCTGGCCTGACGATCACCGCCGCGTTGTCGTTCGAGGATGTGTTGGGCGGAGTTGGAGAGATCGACACCCTGATGATTGCGGGGGGGCATGGCAGTTCGTCGGCCATGAAAGACCGGGTCCTGGTCGAATTCCTGCGCGCCGCTGCACCACGGACACGGCGCATCGCGTCGATCTGCACCGGGGCGCTTGTGCTTGCCGAGGCTGGCCTGCTGGACGGCAGGCGTGCCAGCACGCATTGGTTCTGGTGCCCGAAGATGGAAACCGATTACCCGGCGGTCGAGGTGGACCGGGACGCGATCTTCGTGCGCGACGGGAATGTCTGGACCTCGGCCGGTGTGACCTCGGGGATGGACCTGGCCCTTGCGCTGGTCGAGGACGACCTGGGTCATGAGGCCGCCCTTCAGGTCGCCCGCTTCAGCGTCATGTACATGATGCGGCCGGGCGGTCAGTCGCAGTTCAGTGCGCATCTTGTCGCGCAACGCGCCGAGGACCCGGCGATCAACGCGACGCTGGAATTCATCCTGGGCAATCCCGGCCACCCGCTGACGGTCACCGGGCTGGCCGCGCAAGTCGGTCTGTCCGAGCGGACCTTTGCGCGCCGTTTCAAGGATGAAACCGGTATGACCCCGGCGGCCTACGTCGAAACCGCCCGGATCCAGGCGGCGCGGGTCGCCCTGGAGACGACATCCCGTGGCGTCGAGCTGATCGCGATGGAAACGGGTTTTCAGAACGGTGAACGGATGCGCCGGGCCTTTCAGCGGCAATTGGGCGTATCCGCGTCAGAGTATCGCGACCGGTTTCGCGGATCGCACGAGGCGCAGCCGTAGATCCGGGACGGTCCCGCCAAGCCCGGCTGACTGATAGACCGAAAACCACCAACGACACCAAGACCGCGCAGATCGCGTTTGCGCGCCGCTGCCCCTCGTTCATCAGGATATACTCATGAAAATCGCAAAATTCGCTCTCTGCCTTTTGCTCGTTCTTGTCGCGGCCTGTGACGACAGCGGTGCAGACTATGGCCCGATTCTGGACGGCCCGCCCACGCCCGCCTTTCGGGCCGACCTCGCCGCCTGTCAGTCCCTTGCCCGCAATCAGCGCCAATTCGACCAGGAGACCGCGGGCGCCGCGGTCCTGGGGGCCGGTGCGGGGGCGCTGCTCGGTGCTGCGGATGACGATGCGGAGGCGGCGGGCGGGGCAATCGTGGGGGCGCTGGCCGGAGGGGTCGCAGGTGCCGTCACTGCGCGCGAGCGGCGGGAAGCCATCGTCGTGGAATGCGTGCGCGGGCGCGGGCACCGCGTGGTCGGCTGACCGGCTTCAACCGAAAACATCGAAAAGGATGATCCAATGCACACTGTCCTGCGGCGCCGTCACAGCCACCTTGCCGATATCATCTCGCTGTTCGAACTGGCGTTCAGATCCTGCTCACTTGGCCCTGCCACGCCCCGAACCCCGACCTCGACGCTGCTGAGGCGTGATCTCGACCTGCCAGGGATCGAGAACGATCCAACATCGCCTGCGACCCTGCATCGCCGAAATTGCAACTGATCGAGCAGGACGAAAACCATGCAGTCCATCCTCATCGCTGGTGCGACCGGCTATCTTGGCCGTTTCCTTTGTGCGGCGTATCGGGCGCGCGGTCATCACGTCACGGCCTTGGTGCGCGACCGGGCCCGCGCCGGCGACCTCGACGCTGACACACTTGTCGAGGCGGAGGCGACCCGCCCCGACACCCTGTCAGGCGTGATGGACGGGATCGATCTGGTCGTGTCTGCCCTGGGGATCACACGGCAGGCAGACGGGCTAAGCTATCGGGATGTCGATTACGGTGCCAATCTCAACCTGTTGCAGGCGGCGGAACGGGCCGGTGTCGGGCGCTTTGGCTATGTCCATGTCCTGCACGCTGCGGCCATGCGCGATGTGCCGCTGGTCTCTGCCAAGGCAGATTTCGTCGATGCGCTGCAAGCCTCGCGGGTGGCATCGACCATCATCGCGCCGTCAGGCTATTTTTCCGACATGGGAGAGTTCCTGTCCATGGCGCGGACCGGACGGATCTGGCTGTTTGGCACAGGGGAGGCCCGCATCAATCCGATCCATGGTGCGGACCTGGCAGAAGCCGTCGTTGAGGCGACCGAGGCGGGGCGCGCCTGGCTGGACGTGGGCGGGCCAGAGGTTTTCACACAGGTCGAAATTGCGCAGATGGCCTTTGCCGCGCTGGATCGACCCGTACGGATCACGCGTCTGCCCGACGCGTCGCGCAAGGCCGCGCTTGCTGTGCTGCCCTGGGTGACGCCTCGGAAAATACACGGTCCGGCGCAGTTCTTTCTGACGGCCTTGGCGATCGACATGGTCGGTCAGACCCACGGGACCCGTCGGCTGTCCGAGCATTTCCAGGCTTTGACCCGTGCCGCGGCCCATGACCGTGCCCCGGAGGGCGAAAGATGACCCTGATCCGTATCGGCGGGGTGGCCGCCTTGATCTGCGCCGCCACCTATCTGGTGGGGTTCGTCTTGCTGATGACGCTGCTTGCCCCGCTGGGCTATGGCACGACCGATATCGATGCATCTGCCGTGCTCGGCTTCAACGCCGTGCGGCCCGGCGTCCTGACTGCGTGGAACAGCACGATCTATGTCCTGAATGCCCTTGCCCTGATCGTTCTGGTGGTCGCCCTGTCTGAATGGTTGGCCAGCCAGACACCGGGTTGGGCGTCGGTGACCCGCGAGATCGGACTTGTCTGGGCGGCGCTGGTCCTGGGCGCCGGCATGATCGCGAATGTCGCGCTTGTGCGGGCGGCACATCTCCATGCGGCGGATCCTGCGGCGGCGGAGGTGCTTTGGACGACGTTA contains these protein-coding regions:
- a CDS encoding sugar-transfer associated ATP-grasp domain-containing protein, with translation MTQQTTFDREMAASTPVTLSNSDYLSHAARASGRSVLDVTMEFKKLERGPGRLALPEYVFYGLHHADRFDADDRAAFVSEALHWPMVHAVNPRGWNAAAEEKTLAGLILAAGGVPVPETLAVFDRSARLHPGLPSVTSADGLRDLVLAEGGKGLFGKDLSGMSSAGAFRIDAADRDGVTRSGAPATDWDRFVADAIGDRAYLLQRQVHNHAAITPYATALATVRVAIFMMHNGPCVRHAVIKLPQGRNIADNFWRAGNLACGIDIDSGRVIRIARDGGSELEYLADHPEVPGLMGLDLPDWDHLHDVVSRAARLFAPLKYQTMDVALTPDGPVVVELNDGGSFKLLQTGLGCGIGTEDFHRFFAPAAARQDPPKRGLGALLRRARG
- the lon gene encoding endopeptidase La, with the translated sequence MTSSTHPVLPLRDIVVFPHMIVPLFVGREKSVRALEEVMGDDKQILLSSQMDPAVDEPEAEGIYRVGVLANVLQLLKLPDGTVKVLVEGRKRVQITGFVENFEYFEASAEILPEERGDEATIEALMKSVADEFQRYAKVKKNIPEEAMGTVAEAHDPAKLVDLVSGHLGIEVAQKQELLEMLTVSDRLEKVFGMMQGEMSVLQVEKRIKSRVKSQMEKTQREYYLNEQMKAIQKELGDGEDGEGEVAELEKRIAETKLSKEARDKAEGELKKLKNMSPMSAEATVVRNYLDWMLSIPWGTRSRVKKDINKAQQVLDKDHYGLEKVKERIVEYLAVQARSAKLKGPILCLVGPPGVGKTSLGKSVAKATGREFIRISLGGVRDESEIRGHRRTYIGSMPGKIIQALKKAKTTNPLILLDEIDKMGQDMRGDPASAMLEVLDPEQNSTFVDHYLEVEYDLSDVMFLTTSNSYNMPGPLLDRMEIIPLAGYTEEEKVEIAKAHLLPKQVKNHGLRKGEFEISDGALTAMVRVYTREAGVRNLEREIAKVARKAVTRIVGKKEKAISVTEDNLDDYLGVKKYRYGLAEMEDQVGVVTGLAYTSVGGDLLHIEAIKLPGKGRMKTTGKLGDVMKESIDAASSYVRSIAPEIGVKPPKFDTMDIHVHVPDGATPKDGPSAGLAMVTSIVSALTGIPVRRDLAMTGEVSLRGNAMPIGGLKEKLLAALRGGIKTVLIPEENEKDLAELPDSVKEGLEIVPVKHVSEVLDRALVARPEGIEWDEAAEEAAALAARAAGQGAAGAVAH
- a CDS encoding glutaminase, coding for MDLQEILDRIAADMAATQDRGRVAGYIPELACVDPTQFAIAVATADGQLLSAGDADVPFSIQSISKAFTLALALGRLGDQLWHRVGREPSGNAFNSITQLEREAGIPRNPFINAGALVVTDSLLEARVRSEVLAELLRFLRHAADDDDIHINKRVAASEEATGHRNRALAEFMAAHGNIHNDPAQTCWTYFHQCAVEMSCRQMALAGRFLMGGASGPTMLAPARMQRILALMLTCGHYDASGDFAFHVGLPGKSGVGGGILVIAPGRASIAVWSPGLNANGNSQLGTRAMMQLAAKTGWSVFQ
- a CDS encoding histidine phosphatase family protein, coding for MPPLFLLRHGQTVWNREGRMQGRLDSPLTPLGQVQAARQGAILRANGAAFPARTSPRGRARTTAALAGLAPKIDDRLAEISMGDWEGTTQARHAPGVSWKFAAPGGETQAALLNRIDAFLDSLSGPTIVVTHGVILIALEAVLTGRALEDWDWMHDPQGVVLVVDAGESRILR
- a CDS encoding acyl-CoA thioesterase is translated as MTLPFLIPLEGTALRDAGVPAPYALGLANKVTFSELDAFNHVNNARYLSWFETFRIAYFKARGLGDYSDPDDKPIVVLKQVGIDYRAPLYIEDSYVVAGRTRAFRRRSFTMEYGVWRDGTLCATSHAVICLMEQDFVTMRALPAKFTTTFETMDGAVFEG
- a CDS encoding GlxA family transcriptional regulator, yielding MVAYPGAHNLDVVGPLEILATTAHFAADNIRPYDIAIVAEKAGPIEASSGLTITAALSFEDVLGGVGEIDTLMIAGGHGSSSAMKDRVLVEFLRAAAPRTRRIASICTGALVLAEAGLLDGRRASTHWFWCPKMETDYPAVEVDRDAIFVRDGNVWTSAGVTSGMDLALALVEDDLGHEAALQVARFSVMYMMRPGGQSQFSAHLVAQRAEDPAINATLEFILGNPGHPLTVTGLAAQVGLSERTFARRFKDETGMTPAAYVETARIQAARVALETTSRGVELIAMETGFQNGERMRRAFQRQLGVSASEYRDRFRGSHEAQP
- a CDS encoding glycine zipper family protein, translating into MKIAKFALCLLLVLVAACDDSGADYGPILDGPPTPAFRADLAACQSLARNQRQFDQETAGAAVLGAGAGALLGAADDDAEAAGGAIVGALAGGVAGAVTARERREAIVVECVRGRGHRVVG
- a CDS encoding SDR family oxidoreductase encodes the protein MQSILIAGATGYLGRFLCAAYRARGHHVTALVRDRARAGDLDADTLVEAEATRPDTLSGVMDGIDLVVSALGITRQADGLSYRDVDYGANLNLLQAAERAGVGRFGYVHVLHAAAMRDVPLVSAKADFVDALQASRVASTIIAPSGYFSDMGEFLSMARTGRIWLFGTGEARINPIHGADLAEAVVEATEAGRAWLDVGGPEVFTQVEIAQMAFAALDRPVRITRLPDASRKAALAVLPWVTPRKIHGPAQFFLTALAIDMVGQTHGTRRLSEHFQALTRAAAHDRAPEGER